The Penaeus monodon isolate SGIC_2016 unplaced genomic scaffold, NSTDA_Pmon_1 PmonScaffold_3819, whole genome shotgun sequence nucleotide sequence tctttttaaaaattgttctcaAGTTGAACGGTTTGTTTCATATCTTAATACTAAACACCCTAATCTAAAGTTCACATATGAAATTGAACAGAATTCAAAACTCCCATTTTTAGACATcctcataacaaaagaaaacggcAGATTAACAACATCAGTCTATAGAAAACCCACATTTACTGGCTTAGGTATAAACTACTcaagtttttccccaaagctGTTTAAACTTAATAGCATTACTACATTAATCAACAGAGCATACAGCATTTGCTCTGACTATGTTAAATTTGACAAAGAGATGaaatttttacttaattacttcACAGAGAATTCATACCCCAGCAAACTGTTTTACAGAATCCTAAGAAAATTTCTAAAACAAGAAACTTTCACCGTCTGCACCGGTGTTATCAGTTGCAAAAGACTCTTGTTAAAATTACACTTCCATACCTTGGACATTAAGTTTTAACATTAGGAAGGAACTTCAAAACATTTTAAAGACACTTTCCCCCAAAttgatttcagatttattttcaagacaactacactatgcattctcttttgaagaaaactaagcctttaccatttgcactgagatcctgtgttgtttatcaatttaaatgttcgagatgtaaTCTCTCGAATATGTGGGTAGTACCACGCGCtctctacaacaccgtatcttagaacaaaatgggtaagtcttaccgtacagtgttcagctcagttcaccatcaccatctgccatcagagagcactgctattccactggacatccactcacccCAAAATGAtttcacattctgacctctgcctcacacagacttaacctcatcaccctggaatcactgcttatctcaaggatgaatccagaccttaacaacacaacagctgccatcccttaacatactcaatagaaagcatatatatttttctattaagtcgttaacaatggatttacgtattttgttttagttactttgaatttttgcttattttatagcttgctttttaaacttctaccatgtttatagtcattttttgataagttactaattacattgttttacttttaccatgtttcacttgttttaaccatagtttgctttaacaacttcccactccccccttactgcctgtatagcgtaagagccaactttttactccttgtttgtattttgctaatttgcttatgtttatggttctttttatctatttttagcactgaagatgaagttagtaacttcgaaacgtatgaaataaataaagatgatgttcgtagctgctttggtgttgcttttcctgctgaagttacgattcccgaaaggaaaatcgcttgctgagattatata carries:
- the LOC119570765 gene encoding uncharacterized protein LOC119570765, translating into DLSANGKDSVFTFNDNLYTQIDGVAMGSPLGPTYANAFLCHHEKEWLNQCPEEFKPNLYRRYVDDTFLLFKNCSQVERFVSYLNTKHPNLKFTYEIEQNSKLPFLDILITKENGRLTTSVYRKPTFTGLGINYSSFSPKLFKLNSITTLINRAYSICSDYVKFDKEMKFLLNYFTENSYPSKLFYRILRKFLKQETFTVCTGVISCKRLLLKLHFHTLDIKF